The window AGGAAATAAGATGACTAAGAAACTTGAAATCTACAGATGTACACATTGTGGGAATATCATTGAAATTATGATTGGTAATGGAGCACCTATTGTATGTTGTGGTGAGAAAATGGAACTTCTTAAAGAACAAACAGCAGATACATCCATGGAAAAACATGTACCATTTATTGAAGAAACTGAAGATGGTTATACGGTTCGAATTGGTGAAAATCAAGAGCATCCAATGAATGAAGATCATTATATTCAATTTATTGAATTGGTAGCTGGTCATCATATTTATAGACAAGATTTATCACCAACAGATAAACCTATCGCTACATTTAAGGTGCCAAAGGCAGATCAAGTGAGCGCGAGAGAATACTGTAACATCCATGGTTTATGGCGAAAAGATTTATAATAATATCTAAGGGGGAAATGTGTTGAAATCATTAAAAGGAACAAAAACGGCTGAGAACTTAATGAAGGCTTTTGCAGGCGAATCACAGGCGAGAAACCGTTATACCTTCTATAGCTCAGTTGCCAAAAAAGAGGGCTATGTTCAAATATCACGTCTATTTATGGAAACAGCAGATAATGAAAAAGAGCATGCTGAGCGTTTCTTTAAGTTTTTAAAAGAAACCTATAAGCATGAGGCCATTAACATAACAGCAGATTTTCCAGTTACCCTTGGTAATACCATGGATAATCTTCTAGCAGCCGCAGAAGGTGAGCATGAAGAATGGGATGATCTCTATCCAGCTTTTGCAAAAGTTGCAAGGGAAGAAGGTTTTGATGCCATTGCAACGGTATTTGAAAAGATTGCTTCAGTAGAGAAACATCATGAAGCCCGTTATCGAAAGTTGTTAAGTAATATTGAAAAGGATACGGTCTTTAAAAAGGAAGAATCTATTCTCTGGAAATGTGGTAATTGCGGTTATATCCATGAAGGTACTTGTGCACCTGAATTATGTCCTGCATGTGCCCATCCAAAAGCTTATTTTGAAGTGTTATGTGATAATTATTAAATAGTACAACAAAAGCTGTTTATTCTGGCTGCTAACAGGTTTGTTAACTTGTTACAGCTTACAGAATAAATAGCTTTTTTTATGCAAATACACTTGTGCGTGTATGAATGACAGCCACCCATGATGTGTCTTAGTATACAACTTAGGTTAAAAGCTTATTCAGAGAAGTACCTGCCATATTTTTCATGGGAAGGTGCAGAAGCTTTGCTATTGTAGGTGCAATATTTATGAGACTAGCTCTTGGTATCATGATGTTGGAGCATATACCCCTTCCTTTGGCTAAAAGCATGGTACGCATGGTTTGATGGCTAGGCAGAAAACCATGATCCGCTACATTGGATCGTTTAAAGTGAGAAATAGGTACCACAAGGCTGTTGCAAATATTGTTACGAAAGGCGTAGCCATCAGCAGCTTCTAAAACAAATTGAAAGTCATTGTTTAGGCCATAAAGATCATTGGTTTCACCATTGGTATACACACATTTAATACCATTTCGAGGATCAGCGCATAGCCCAGTAAGGGTCTGGTATACCTTACTGAGAAATGTGGTATCGTTTTGTGGACGGGCATAGATATGAGCGGAACCGCCACACGCATTGGCAAATGCCTTCCAGAATATGATTTTTTTATTGGGATTGGTCTTAATCCAACCCTTCCTCTTAAATAGACCATTCAAACAAATATAGTTGTTATAGTTGCTTGTTCCATGGTCTCCAAGAACCATAAAGGTGGTTTTATCATAGATACCGGCTTGTTTGGTTGAGGCAATAATTTTAGCAAGACGTCCATCCATTGTTCTTAAGATGGCTTTATTTTTATCATTGTAAAGACCCAGCTGATGCCTTGTAAGATCAAGCTCTGTAAAATGTATACATAGCAGGTGGGGTTGTTTTCGTATAATAAGTTCATTGGCAATGTTGTCCGAGAAATTATCCACTCCAGGCTGAATCTTTAAGTGAGGCTTAAAATTTTTCAGGATGGAGCAAAACAAGTTTTTGGTACTATTTTTTAAATAAACCTTGATGAAATTTTCGAGTTTTACAGGCCATATTTCCGGCAGATTATAGGTAATCGGAGCACCTGCCATGGCAGGCCACATGATGGCTCCACAAGTATAGCCCCCTTTCATGGCGTAATCAAATAAGGTGGGTGCTTTTATATAGTTATAGTACCAATACCAGGATTCGTGCAAGTAACGACTGGGTTGCGCTATTTTATTGGATACGATACCATGACGATTAGGATACATACCAGTGATCATGGTAGTATGACAGGGGTAGGTTAAACTGGGGTAGATACTCATAAGCTGTCGTACATAAGAACCTTCATCAAAGAATGTTTTAAATGTGGGCAGCGTCTTTATATAATCAAAATCGAGAGCATTAAGTGCATCGATGCTGATAACAATAAGGTATGGGTTCAATGATTTGTTCATAGAATGCTCCTAAGATTTATTTATACTATACCATTATGCGAAAGCTTTATGATTGGTGTAAAATTATGTCAGTATTAGATAGTATAACCAGCTAGGAAATGGATTATTGATGGTGTACAAAAAATTCTTGACAGACGTGATGAAATTATATATACTTTTATAGGAATTAATATTGATACGAAAAGGAGGTTGTCTGCATGTTAAGTAACAATAATATAAGAAATGATAAACATCATTCAAGACTTCATAACATGCAACTTCATACGCAAACAACCTGTGTCGTAGTTTAGAAATGATAGTTTATGATATTTATTCGGTCACAGGTATTTATCTGTGGCTTTTATATTGCTTTCTATTATGCAGGATAGATGGGATTAATTATTGTGATGTTAATTATTCGTCTATTTGAAGCATTGAGTAGATAGGTCAGCCATGGAGCGTAGATAAACGCCACATGGTTTTTTTGCGCACAAAATGAGATGACTCGTAAACTATCTTTTCATGGAACGGTATGTGATCTAAGATACATATAAGGTTGGAATGGACAAGGGTTGACACACAAAGGAGAAAAAGGATGCTGAAAAAATTAATCAAACC is drawn from Vallitalea pronyensis and contains these coding sequences:
- a CDS encoding desulfoferrodoxin, with product MTKKLEIYRCTHCGNIIEIMIGNGAPIVCCGEKMELLKEQTADTSMEKHVPFIEETEDGYTVRIGENQEHPMNEDHYIQFIELVAGHHIYRQDLSPTDKPIATFKVPKADQVSAREYCNIHGLWRKDL
- the rbr gene encoding rubrerythrin — protein: MKSLKGTKTAENLMKAFAGESQARNRYTFYSSVAKKEGYVQISRLFMETADNEKEHAERFFKFLKETYKHEAINITADFPVTLGNTMDNLLAAAEGEHEEWDDLYPAFAKVAREEGFDAIATVFEKIASVEKHHEARYRKLLSNIEKDTVFKKEESILWKCGNCGYIHEGTCAPELCPACAHPKAYFEVLCDNY
- a CDS encoding alkaline phosphatase family protein, whose translation is MNKSLNPYLIVISIDALNALDFDYIKTLPTFKTFFDEGSYVRQLMSIYPSLTYPCHTTMITGMYPNRHGIVSNKIAQPSRYLHESWYWYYNYIKAPTLFDYAMKGGYTCGAIMWPAMAGAPITYNLPEIWPVKLENFIKVYLKNSTKNLFCSILKNFKPHLKIQPGVDNFSDNIANELIIRKQPHLLCIHFTELDLTRHQLGLYNDKNKAILRTMDGRLAKIIASTKQAGIYDKTTFMVLGDHGTSNYNNYICLNGLFKRKGWIKTNPNKKIIFWKAFANACGGSAHIYARPQNDTTFLSKVYQTLTGLCADPRNGIKCVYTNGETNDLYGLNNDFQFVLEAADGYAFRNNICNSLVVPISHFKRSNVADHGFLPSHQTMRTMLLAKGRGICSNIMIPRASLINIAPTIAKLLHLPMKNMAGTSLNKLLT